From Bicyclus anynana chromosome 7, ilBicAnyn1.1, whole genome shotgun sequence, the proteins below share one genomic window:
- the LOC128198274 gene encoding uncharacterized protein K02A2.6-like: protein MDKGVQVDVIYTDFEKAFDRVDHTILLKKLEYLGIHGDLLRWIKSYLSNRSQAVVVGGSRSDFCAGDLTLSHESKLYDLTFVVADFNCQNILGLKGCIALHLINRVNAVCVYDKYKSRYPELFNGLGKLPGRYTISINDNIEPVICPPRKIPLGLRDKLYSELCRLENMGVIRKVTHPTDWVNAIVVVAKKNGDIRLCLDPRPLNRAIRRAHYSLPTVTEVAVKLRDAKYFSVLDATSSFWMIELDDASADLCTFGTPSHGRYQFLRLPFGINCASEVFHAKIRQYLEDLDDTDSFIDDIIVWGRTREEHDMRLERLLQRSNEIGIKYNYNKCKFCVREIVFLGHKFNCNGMQPDDTKIKAIISMPDPSDRKALERFLGMVNYLSKFIPNYSESIAVLRGLLKKDTEWVWYPKHSEAIENLKKKLSSAPVLALYSLELPVVVSVDASAHAVGAVLLQAGRPVEFASLTLTDTQVRYAQIEKEMLAIVFAVERFRQYLFGRQGIVVQSDHKPLEALCNKPLASVPCRLQRMMMRIQGYDLKVVYTPGKFMYIADTLSRAALPELLTDRLSTDVESQTCFLIENAHFSNEKLELIKKHIVSDAESTSLISYIINGWPKHKKNINDNLQLFWQHRNLLQYADGLIFKDDVLYIPKSLRKLMLDRVHEGHLGIDRCKRRARDVMFWPGMSRDVERVVRGCAACAQHAPRPRPAPLRPHYVPDIPWQKLGSDIFEYKKKHGIPLELISDNATVYSSREFKNFMCEWEVRHVTSSPHYPQSNGKSERTVQTVKQLLKKCIDSGQDFYISLLNYRTTPRDGIDSPAQILMGRRLNTKLPINQKLLRENVDNVANHKSVLSRQEEMKRRFDKRANPLRDLAVGEKVTLADGTGRKPVSVVARAPEPRSYLVRDNRGKVCRRTRRHLIARTAPSSNDNVTSQASSTYGDAVTDDEDDNNDIEFHSPQKITSDSPIPGKDVDQTTKRKAKMVAKEKIKNLN, encoded by the exons ATGGATAAGGGCGTGCAGGTAGACGTGATCTACACAGATTTTGAGAAAGCTTTTGATCGTGTCGATCATACAATCCTGCTCAAGAAACTTGAATATTTGGGAATTCACGGAGACCTTCTGAGGTGGATTAAATCTTACTTGTCTAACCGCTCACAGGCCGTTGTAGTTGGTGGCAGTCGTTCTGATTTCT gtgCTGGTGATTTGACATTGTCACACGAGAGTAAGCTGTATGATTTAACATTCGTTGTGGCTGATTTTAATTGTCAAAATATTCTTGGATTAAAAGGTTGCATCGCTTTGCACCTTATTAACAGAGTGAACGCGGTGTGTGTGTACGATAAATACAAAAGTAGATACCCAGAACTATTTAATGGTTTAGGAAAATTGCCTGGCCGTTATACTATTTCTATAAATGACAATATTGAACCGGTCATATGTCCGCCGCGTAAGATTCCTCTCGGGCTTCGCGATAAATTATATTCAGAGTTATGCAGATTGGAAAACATGGGTGTCATAAGAAAAGTGACCCACCCGACCGACTGGGTGAACGCCATAGTTGTAGTTGCTAAAAAGAACGGCGACATTCGATTGTGCTTAGATCCGCGACCTTTGAACCGTGCTATTCGTCGGGCGCATTATAGTTTACCGACGGTAACCGAGGTAGCTGTCAAGTTGCGCGACGCGAAATATTTCAGCGTTTTAGATGCGACGTCATCGTTCTGGATGATCGAACTGGATGATGCGAGTGCTGACCTTTGTACCTTCGGAACACCATCGCACGGTCGGTACCAATTTCTACGTCTACCGTTTGGAATTAACTGTGCATCGGAAGTTTTTCATGCGAAAATAAGACAGTATTTGGAAGATCTAGACGACACCGACTCCTTTATTGATGATATTATAGTTTGGGGGCGTACGAGAGAAGAGCACGATATGAGACTTGAACGTTTATTGCAGCGATCAAACGAAAtcggtataaaatataattataataaatgcaaGTTTTGTGTTCGCGAAATAGTGTTTTTAGGTCATAAATTTAATTGTAACGGAATGCAGCCTGATGATACTAAAATCAAAGCTATAATAAGCATGCCTGACCCGAGCGATAGGAAAGCTTTAGAAAGGTTTCTCGGGATGGtgaattatttatcaaaatttattcCGAACTATTCAGAATCCATTGCGGTGTTAAGAGGTTTATTAAAAAAGGATACGGAGTGGGTATGGTATCCTAAGCACTCCGAAgcaatcgaaaacttaaaaaagaaattgtcgTCAGCTCCCGTGCTGGCTTTATATTCGCTGGAATTGCCAGTGGTGGTGTCCGTTGATGCGAGCGCGCACGCGGTCGGCGCCGTGCTGCTGCAGGCGGGCCGGCCCGTGGAGTTTGCGTCGCTCACGCTCACCGACACGCAGGTGCGCTATGCGCAGATAGAAAAAGAGATGCTCGCGATCGTGTTTGCCGTCGAACGATTTCGCCAGTATTTATTTGGCAGACAAGGTATAGTCGTGCAGTCGGATCATAAACCTTTAGAGGCTTTGTGCAACAAACCGTTGGCGTCGGTGCCTTGTCGCTTACAGCGTATGATGATGCGCATACAGGGCTACGATTTGAAAGTCGTATACACGCCCGGCAAATTTATGTACATAGCCGACACGCTGTCGAGGGCGGCGTTGCCGGAGTTGTTGACCGATCGGCTGAGCACAGATGTTGAATCGCAGACGTGTTTTCTCATAGAAAACGCACACTTTAGTAATGAAAAATTAGAACTCATAAAAAAGCATATTGTGAGCGATGCCGAAAGTACATCCctaatttcatatattattaaCGGTTGGCcgaaacataagaaaaatataaatgataatcTTCAACTATTTTGGCAACATAGAAATCTTTTGCAGTACGCGGACGGGTTGATTTTTAAAGACGATGTTCTATACATACCGAAAAGCTTACGTAAGTTAATGTTGGACAGAGTGCACGAGGGACATTTAGGTATAGACCGCTGCAAGCGGCGCGCGCGAGACGTGATGTTCTGGCCCGGCATGTCGCGCGACGTGGAGCGGGTCGTGCGGGGCTGTGCGGCGTGCGCGCAGCACGCGCCCCGGCCGCGCCCCGCGCCGCTGCGTCCACATTACGTGCCGGACATACCATGGCAAAAATTAGGCTCTGACATTTTTGAATATAAGAAAAA GCATGGCATTCCTTTGGAACTAATCTCTGATAACGCGACTGTTTATAGCTCACGCGAGTTTAAGAACTTCATGTGCGAGTGGGAAGTGCGTCACGTGACGTCGTCACCCCACTATCCGCAGTCGAACGGAAAAAGTGAACGCACAGTACAAACCGTAAAGCAACTACTTAAAAAATGTATCGATTCCGGACAAGATTTTTATATTAGTCTACTTAACTATAGAACTACGCCGAGAGATGGGATAGACTCTCCGGCGCAGATTTTGATGGGTCGACGACTCAATACAAAATTACCAATCAATCAGAAATTATTGCGGGAAAATGTTGATAACGTTGCTAATCATAAATCAGTTTTGAGTCGACAAGAGGAGATGAAAAGGCGTTTCGATAAGCGCGCGAATCCGCTTAGGGATTTGGCAGTCGGAGAGAAGGTTACCCTTGCGGACGGCACCGGTCGCAAGCCGGTCTCGGTAGTGGCGCGCGCGCCGGAGCCGCGCTCCTACCTCGTGCGCGACAACCGCGGGAAAGTGTGCAGGCGAACGAGGAGACACTTAATAGCTCGCACGGCTCCGTCCAGTAATGACAATGTCACGTCACAGGCATCTAGTACTTACGGTGACGCAGTGACagatgatgaggatgataacAATGATATTGAATTTCATTCACCTCAAAAGATCACTAGCGATAGTCCCATACCCGGTAAGGATGTCGATCAAACGACAAAAAGAAAAGCAAAAATGGTAGCTAaggaaaaaatcaaaaatcttaaCTAA